The sequence gcaTAAGTCTCGcacctaagttaactaggagactccagttggtgcaaaacactgtggctcaactgttatcaggagtgagcaggagcatgaacatcactctcatctTGCAgtaactccattggctacctatcagttactgtgctcagttcaaggtattggttatcacttacaaagctcttcacagccttggtcttgcacactacgggaccgcctccctccctatgttcctccatggcagctttgctcatctgaacagggtctcctgcaggtgccagcctgcatatGGGCAGCTTGTGTgtgcactttctctgtggtggcccctatccggtggaacagcctgcctgggaaggtcaggagagccccctctctcctggctttttgcaaacgatgcaaaactgaattattcaaaaaaagttttttactcagaagggttgtattgtagggagtgggtctcagatgcttcgttaatgagttaggggccacagacttcaccattacgttgtcttacatactatctgagggccagtttggtgtagtggttaagagcgcaggactctaatttggagagctgagtttgattccccactcctccacttgaagccagctgggtgaccttgggtcagtcacagcttctaggaactctctcagccccacccacctcacctcacctcaccgggtgattgttgttgaggggagaataatgacatactttgtaaaccagtgagtgggtgttaagtcatcccgaagggcggtatataaatctaatgttattattaaatatgtgctcctatgaccttcttgtgcttcatgttgtctaatgtcagtcctagaattgcttatgttctgtttcagcatttcttcaactctgcattggattcttgctttgtaaacttggatttatttactcaatggtattgtttatggaaatatccttgatattctgtactaatctcacagtgtaatctgccttgagtctcagtgagaaaggcggacatataataataacaataataatgatgatgatatgcCTAAATGAATAAAGCACTGGGAAGCAATGGACTGGTGCCCATTGACCTGGCTGGATCAACACTTCCCATCTACAGCAGTAGCTCTGCCTTCTGTTCCGTGCCACTCCACCCAGACAGTGGATTTCACCCTCACCACCAACTCCATACCATCCATATACCAGGATGACATCCCCATCGTTGATCTTTTCAAAGGCAGACTTGGAGATGGCTTCAGCTGCCAAAACAATCTTCTCCCGCACATACTTGTCAATGGCTTCTTGAAGTACCCCTTTGGCCTGTTGTGAGAAGAAGAGCCCTGTCACATCTTGAGAGATCCACATCAAAGCCCCAACACTCCAGTTCTGCTCAAACTGATTAGCCcactcccaacacacacacaccacaccaaGTGGAGAAGAGTCCCTTGCATGCCCCTTGGAGACACATGGAAGGTCTGTTTCTCCAAAGAGTTCCCCACTTCAGTGACTGGTGGAGGACAGGAAGTGACAATGGGAGAGAGGAGGTGATGTATTGCTGCTCCGTACAGACACACGTGGGTATTTGCTGTGCACTTCCGCAGCTAGCCATCGGGCAGAAACAACCATTCCAATTAACTGGAAAATCACCTACAAAGTCACTGGAGatagaaggaaaagctgaataaAGAAAGCCTCTCTATGTATCTCTATAAAATAGGCTAGTGATTTGGCCTCAGTGAgtcatgctctgatcacatcccgGTTAGATTACTGTCATGCACTTTATATGGGGTTGTCTTTGAAAACCGCTTGGGaacttcagttggtccaaaatgcgTCAGTTGGGTTTTTGTGGAGGGCTGAATACAGAGATCGCATCATCCCTACACTGGCTGCCATTTGTTTCCAgaaacaattcaaagtgctgctgctttcttataaagccctaaacagcttGGGTCCAGGCCAGGGTACTTAAAGGTCCACCTAcacccatattgtccagcccaccagttaagatatTATCTGGAAGCCCTGGTCATCTACACTCCTgttttcagaggtgaggcaggtggcgaTCTCAGACAGGGCttcttcagtggtggcacctcacctttggcaTGCCATACTTTCTTTTAGGTATCAAGCTAAAACATTCCTTTTAACCCTGGCTTTTAACTCAAGGGATTTATCTTTTAAACATTTCCTAATCTGCTTTTGGCCCACGGTgcattttatttacattgttttagGCTGCTCGGTGCTAATTTTATGCTGCCATTATGCCTTggtttgttttaatggcttttttttaaacaagtgtGTTTTAATGGCTTTATCTTAAGTGTAAGCCATCTCAGCCAGGTCTTCTGAAGAAACAGCATATAattttctctaaataaataaacaaacaaataaatccaTGGTGCTACAGTGGAGCATGATGGAAACTTCCAAACTAAAATTCATGACCTGGGACCTTTGTAGCTGCGGGACTCCCTCCACCTGAATGAGCCCACAAGTTAGCTCCAGTCATCAGACCAGGGATTACTTGTAGCTTCCCCACTCAGATCAGTGAGCTATgtcttataataacaacaacattcaatatatataccacccttcaggacaacaatgcccactcagagtgatttaaaaagtgtgttactgttatcttcacgacaatcaccctgtgaggtgggtggggctgagagagctctgagagagctgtgactgacccaaggtcacccagctggtttcaagtgcaggagtggggaatcaaacccagctctacatattagagtcctgccgctcttaaccactacaccaaactgactctctttgTTTGGGGTTGTTCGTACTTGGCAGCTGCACCAATGCTGTGAAATGGGCTTCCCAAAGCCCAAAGATGCAGGGCAGGCCCCAGCACTGCATAAAAGCTCTGTGAAGTAGAGCTTTTCAGACATGCTTTTGGCAGCCTGAAAGTGGAGTGTGTGGTTTGCATCCTTTTATTTTGTGCTTGTGAGACtgtatttgttttttaatttgacaTAATCCAGTGCAGTCCACCtgatttgggggggcggggggggagtgagatatttaaacaaataaatatcccAAAGGCCAGCAACCCCATCCCCCACAGTGTCCTGATCTCACAGCCCCAGGGAACAGCAGAACGTACCTCTTCTTCTCGCATACTTCCGGGCAACCCTGAGATCTCCTTCTTGAGGAATTTGATGGCATTGCCCATACTGGCCGAGAGGGGCCGGCACTGATTAAGAAAGCTGCAAAGGAAAGCTGCATTCAGCCCAGCTTCAGGGAGACGTCTCCCTCTCCAGTAGGCCAAAAGCAAAAGTAGCCCAAGACTCCTAAATCCTGTCACCTGATGTAGGGCTTCAGCTTGTTCACCAGGTCCCGTGACAGCTCCTCGTTGGCAGGGGTGGTGTAGTCCCCAATGACCTGAGAGGAAGAAGCTGCCGTTGGGAATGCTCCTCGAATCCCCAGCGACGCAGAACCCCCACCAGCCCTCCTCATGCATACCTGTTTGAAGACACGCAAGAGAGCAATGCAACGGGCGTTGGAACCATTGATGATGCCCTGGGAATACTGGAGACCGAGCCGCACCACTGCTGGATGAATAACAGATGCAGGGATGCTGGTGATGGGCAGGAATTAGAGATTAGTAATCTAcaaccatttatttttattttatttaaaacattatgtGCCATATTTCAATTCTGAGGATTGCCCAAAAGGTGGCTTAACAAGTAAAATGGTGAAGCAAAAACGGTGTCTGGGCACATGTGGGTCAGAGGGGGAAGCTGTATTCATCTGCCTGTGATGGGGATGCCGGCACTGACATGATATTCCATGATTGCTGGCCTGCCGCAGGATTGTTATGGACTCGATCACAATTGCTATGCTTTCTGTACTTTGTTGAGGGTTGTTTCTGGCAATTATTTCCCTTCTGCAGAGCAGGCATAGGAGACCAACTTGTTGCACTGGATTCAGCAATATACCAACATCAGGATTTTAGTTTTCAGGGCTCCACCCCCCTCAATGTCCACAGGCATTTACACAAAAATAAATGAACacaaatttccattttaaagaaGAGTGCACGCAGGGTGGGCTGGTAATTATTAGCAGGCATTTTTACTAGTTAGATGGGACTCTGAGAATAAAATAGCCCCACATCAAGATGAGCAGGTGCTCACCGGGATTTTTTTCATTTAGTTACAGGGCCAGCTTGACCAGAAAAAATAAGATATTCAGGAACTTCCAGTGACAACGGCTCCTCCAGGGCCTTGGGCAAAGGCCGTTCACGTTACCTGCTACCTGGTTcttttaaccggagatgctggcgactgaacctgggaccttctgcatgcaaagccacaGTTATCTTGTACAACCAAGGAGTGGCATCTTAGTGCAGACAGCTGCCAGAGCAGGACAGCAACAGGTTTCATTATCCAGGACACAATGGATGGCTAAGGGCGTGTTGCTCATCTTTCCCTCTCCAGCTGGCTTCagcccttcaacttctggcaccTCCCCTCTTCAGGTCCCACGTGACAGAGTCCTTCTTGCTGGTCCCAAAGCCCCCGCACAATAGCAAGCAAGCACCCACCTCATTTGCTGCGTTAGCAACACTTTGCGGCTGTATTGGTGCAGGTGGGAGAAGAGGCTGACTTTGGCACCGTAATCGGGTCTCAAAGGCACCTGGACAGAGGACGGAGAATGGAGCTGAGACATCTGCACCTGCTGGCTACCAGCCAGCAACTCCCTATATTTAACCCTCCTGTAGGGCTCTTTCACTCACCAGATCACGACCCTCCAATTATAATTTCTATCATGTTTGGATTTGCAATGTTCACCTACATCTGCTTACAATTACGGGATGGAGGATAGAGCGATTTGTCCAAAGCATCCCAAATCACCCTGCTCCAAGACCAACTTCAAATCTAACCGCTGAACATGCCTATGCCTCACCACCCAAATTGATGAGGAGCAGGGGACAAGCCTACCAAAAAACCACACTCTCCGACTAGAACCACCGCCCGCCTTATCCCCCAAAATGTTTTGGGGCTGGCCGAGGTTGACCCCACTCTACAAATGTACAGGGGTACACTTCAGGGCTAGTTCCCCCCTCTGAGCCAAATCTGCAAAAGCCAGCCACAAGTACGCCAGAGCTAGCCACCCCAGGACTGCACTGCCACAGCCGGCCCCTCACCTGCTGGCGCTCCAGCTTCTTGGCCAGTTTCTTGAGTGCAGCTGGGTCATCGACTTGTACGTGTTCGGGGAGCCTTTTCACCACTGAGGGGTAGAGTGGGAGAAACAAAGTTGGAGAGAGGCTGACCCAGAGAGCAGGATTGCCAGCTCTCGTTTGGGAGatacctagagatttgggggtgaagcctgggggggggggttaaggaagacaaggggcctcagcagggtatacctggaggttggcaatcccacGAGGGAGGCTCATCCGCGCCCTGCGGAGCCGCCGGAAGAGAGTCCTACCTGGCTGGGCCTCGCCGGGTACGAGCCGAGGCTTGGGGGGCAGGGCGGCCGGGCTCTGCTCTCCTTTCTTGGCCTGCTTCAGGGCCCGGTCGGCCTCCTGTTTGGCCCGGCGCTCCGCCCGCAGCTCGGCCTTGCTTTTGCCTCCCGCTGCCTTCTCAACGGCCATGGCGGGGGCCGGTGCCGTTGCTAGAGGAAGGAAGCGAGGCCGCGAGTCAGGAGGAGCCGGAGAGTGCGGCGCCCTTGCGTGGCTCGTCGTGGAGAGCAGGCGGtggctttccccctgccagccgaGGAGCAGAGAACGAAACAGCCAAGCCGACGCGCGTCCACCTGCCCGCCCACCCAGTCACCACCGGCCCGCAGGGACCATGGCAACGCCTGCTCCCCGGGCCGGGCCCCCCTGGCAACCTGGCGGCGGGTGCGGCGGCACGTTGCAGGGCACCGGCTGAACCGGAGAAGCGCCCTGctgctgcggcggcggcggcggctcttcCTGACGGCgctgcttcttcttctgcttcttctcCTTGCGCAGCTGCAGCTTCTCCTCGCGTGATAGCTCAGTGGCGGGCGCCTGCGGAGGCGACCGAGGGCTTTAGACCGAGCGGCCCGGCGCTCTCCTCTGCGCGGCCACCCTCGCTACCCGCCCTCCAGTACCTGGCTCCGCTCCGTGCCCGGCGGCGGCTGCACGCGCCCCCCGGCCTCCTCGCGGTCGCCGCGCTCCGCCATCGCTCCTCCGGCGGGATGTTGGGCAGAGGCCGACCGCCGGCTGCTGGAGCCTCGAGACAGCGACACCTGCTGGTGGGAGCCCGGCGCTAGGCGGACTCCGACGGCTCTCGGCCAGCCCCAGGCGTGCTTGCCGCTCCGAGCGGAGGCGCGGCCCGGACTACAGCGATGCCCAGTGGgatattggggagggggcagaaaagaGGGTGGCGCTCGCCGTTCCTTCTCCTTTGCGCCCCCGGTAGGCCAAGCGACGCAGAAGACCTTTGCCCCCGCGTTTTGATGCTGGCTGGGAGGGAAGGGGTTCGACGGTATCAGCCGCATTTTAACGAAGAGTAAAGTGAGGATCCTTCGGAGCTGACGAGGTGTCTCCGCCCCACAGGGATATTGCTAAGTAGCTGAACGGATGTTTCGCCTGACTCTTAGCTGAGGAACAGCACAGATCCCACACGTCGCAGTGTTCCGGGAGAGTGACTGGTTTAGCCGTCTTGGGGATACTTGGCATAGGTTTGGTAATTGGGCCTTTCTgaatttacgttatttatagcctgccattctcactgacactcaaggcggattacatagattGACTTATTGCACacattggctgggacattcaataaacaaaatttgaaaacaaacacaaatccaatacagagctgaaaaaacaaaacaaaacagaagcagatTGATAGGACGTAATTACTGACGTGTTCACTGGTTTGAATGGTTTGAATCtatctagaaaagtggtatataaatccagttatcttaaacagagttggaacatacttacagcaacaggcagtacataaTAGTAGAGTCTGCAGGCCCTATCCTTAtaccaaagtatctctctgaaccatttccttacagcatagccctcacttgtgtaaaaaagccctcctgattaATTcacttttgcacagtttgtggaaaggcaggagagtgggagctttcctgaccacttcgggcaggccattccataagatgggagctgcaacagagaatgcatatgcacaggcagctgttgattttgcccattggcaaagtggtacctgcagaaggccctgttcagatgagcaaaggtgaGTCAAATAAACATGGTTAAGCAAGGGCACAATTTCCCcagaactctgtgtgtgtgtgtgtgtggtgtgtgtgtgtgtgtgacccccCCTCATTGGGTCTGCCAATGAAATGGATAGGCACTAGATTTAAGCTTGATGTTGGTAAGgcaacacccctccccaaacaaaaAAACATGCTACTTTGCACTCTCATGTTTAGCCTGCTAGCTCTGCAAAGAACCACACTTGCTTAAGCCCTGTGGTTGTCGTTgtggacccaggttcaaatccccactctgccacgaatCATGGCAGAAACAGTGGGAAGGGATGCTGTCTTCTAGAAGCATCTGAAAACAGGAGCACAAGCCGCTTGTAGCCTGTTATCAGGATCAACTAAAAAGACAAAGTCTGTGcgtcctgtttcccacagtggatGGATGGCTGACCTCTGTGAGAAAACAGGAAGGATACTGGGTTAAAGGGATTTCCCCTCTGATTCCTCCTTAGTATGTGTCTCCTTCCACtttttactatgtatggatgtgaaaattggacagtgaagaaagctgacaggaagaaagttgattcatttgaaatgtggggctGGATGAGAGTTTTGCttataccatggatggccaaaaagacaaataagtgtgttctaaatcaaatcaagcctgaattttctctgaaagctaaaatgacaaatctGAGACTATTGTACATTGATCGCATCATAAGAAGGCaagactctggaaaagtcaataatgcaggggaaagtggaaggcagtaggaaaagagaaagacctaaaacaagacaGCTTGACTCAGTCAATGAGGccacatcctctagtttgcaTGATTTGCgcgtctgttaacgataggacgttttggaggtctttcattcatagggtcgccatagcgGGGAGGCGTCTTGACCGGCACATAACATATACACACATTCCACTTTACAGTACAGTTAACAGCTTGCGGCCAGTAGCTACTAGGCAtgactgatggggggggggagcttcagaAATGCATGGGAAAAGATCTCACTGGCAAtaagtaatccgccttggatctcaatgagaaaggcggactaataataataacaagccAAACAGCCCTAACAATAACAAACAGCCCTAGCGTCAGATTGATAgataagaaagcaaaggggcGGTGTCAGCATCATCCACGTGTTGCTATCCCTTTAAAGGGTCGTACCATCCCTCCTGTCAAAGAGGGGAGTGCGGTATAAGGGAGAGGGAATGCCTCGTTTTGCTTTCTCCAGCTGTTGGACACTTTTCCAGAAGTTGGAGCCAAGAGGAGCTACAGCTGGCCCTCGCCATAGGAATAGAAAGACTCCCTTCTCTCTCCATGGTTCTTGCTGTCCCCCCTTGCTCCGGCACTTGGTCCCTCCCGAGCCGATCCATTCCATGCAGGGACGGGGGAGGACCGGCTGCGAGCAAGGTGGCCGCCCCCTCTCCCCGCCTACTGTGGCGCCGCCACCGCCTCCCTCCCCCTGCGGCCCGTGCAAGATGGCGGCGTTTGCGGGGCTCCGTTCTGGCCCCCGTCGGAGGTAGCAGCGGACCCGGAGCGAGGCGACAGGCGGCGGCGATGCACTTCTCCATCCCGGAGACCGAGACCCGCGCCGGGGAAGGCGGCAACGCGTCCTACGTGGTGGGTGTCGCGGGCGGGGAGACCgagccttcctcctccttctccggcATTCGGGGGCGAGAGGAGGTGATGCCCCCTGCACCGCCGGCGCTTTCCTCTTCCCTGCGGAGCGGAGTCTTGAGTTGCACCCAGTGGCCTCtccggctcccccccccccattaagagTGTGGGTGCTTGGCATCCATCCCCTTCTTTGCTAGGTCTagaagagggttgccaactccccaggtggggcctggagagctcctggaattgcgCTTGAGCTCCAGACAACAGGGAGCAGTTCCCCAGGAGCAAATGACTGCTTTGTAGGGGGAGGGggtctggcattataccctgctgagccccccaactcaccatccccaggctccgcccccccccaaatctccaggaatttcccaactcaagaGTCGGCAACCCTAACGCATGCATACAATCTTCCCAGCCCCCCAATACACCAGCCTTGGCATCGTGTCCTGTTTTTTAGAAGCTGCGACGCTTTCGTTCAGTCACGTCCGCAAGTCCCCTGTAAACATACAGCATTTCGCGGGGCAAGGGTTATTTTTTGGAGGCAGCTCTGCCGGATCGCGCCTgcgctccttccctctccttgcttAGCCTTCCCCAGCGTAATTTGCGAGTTCTGAGCCGAGAGAAGGGCTCATAGGACGATTCCCGCGTCGACTGATCCGTTCTGTCGTTTAATGGGGAGGGTACCCGTAAAAGACTCTTTATGACATTCCCAAACCATCAGAGTTGAGGTAGCCGGAGCACAACCCGGATCTTTGCTCTTCAAGGTATCCTAGAAGTGTTCAGCATTCTTCTAAAGGAGTCAGTCTCTTCTAACAAGTTCCCTTTTGCAATAAACCGCTTGGAAGTTTTCTAATGCGAGACCCTTTCGCAGGGCTAGGGAAGCTTAAAGACACTTCTTGTGATTTTTCCAGCCTTTCTCCCTCATTTAACTAGATCTTCTGAGGCCATTACCAAACCACAGTATATGACAAAAAGCCACCTCTTTGATTTTGTTATAAATCTGCCTGCTGCAGATTTGATCCATTGGTCTGCCTTGCCCCAAATTGCCTGCTCTGATTGGTAATGTTTTCTGCAGGACTCAAAAGAGAAAAGTCTCTCAACATCTACCACTTGAGATCTTTTTACTGTAGATGCCAGAGATCGAATTGGAGACCTTCTGCATCCACCGCTGGTGCTCTGGAGTGATCTGCAGCAGCCACCTACTTGTGTCGTTAATTTAAGTGTCTTGACAAATTTTGCAAGAAAGCCAACAGTAATTGCTCTCTATCTGCAGGCAGTTGCTTTTTTCTTAGTACTTTTTTCTTTAATAATCCTCACCTATTGCTCCTTGAGGCAGAATGGGCTGAGTCTCTCTGTAGATTACCCTGACCTACCTGGCATTTTCCTGAGCTGTTCTTTGATAGGCAtatgtgtgcttatatacagttTACATTTACAAAGAACAGCAAGCATTGCTCATTAATAACTGTCCCTTATGTGTTGTTCCTACCTGCTTTGTTGCTGGAGGATGGGGCAACTGCTCCCATTCCTCTCAGGAGGATCTTTTTGcaaaagtggggggtggggagagttgcACGTGGACACGCTGTAGCTGCTGCTTCAGTTGGGACTGTACCATTTTCTGGAAGTGAGCCATAAGCAGGCTGTACCTCAACatccttttccttcctttttcctgTGTGTgcgtacacatacacacagggatCATATTGTAGAAGCCATGCAAGTAGTTGTATGAATCATACGAAACTGGTTTATACTGAAATCTGCCACGTTCAGCactgtctactgtgactggcagtggttcttcaGAGGCTCAAACACAGGTCTTTCATAATGCCTATGACATGATCCTTTTGACTGTATTGGAGTGGAGATATTTCACATGCAGGCTGGAGGATTGCAAAACAAAGTTTTAACAAGACATCTTGGCTGCCCTATGACGCTTTAACACTTCTGGGATATCTTGAAGGGCAAAGTACATTGTTGGACCTGTAAGTTTCTGCAACCATGCAAACCAGATGCTTCAACCATACACCTTTCCTCTCCCCCAGAAATGCAGCCTGATTAAGATGACTGTTGCCTTATAACACAAGATTGTATGCTATGCTATCTTGGTAAcccaccttttcctgcttcccttcccCTTCTGCAATGCAAAGCAGAAAATCCATATGCACCAGTACCTCTTCTGGCACCTAAAGGTTTCAAAGAACAACTGATCTAGTCAGCTGGGCCTCTTGAGCCTTTGTCCTGGGAGTTGAGCCATCTCTGCCTTTTGCTATGGCTTGGCTTGGGAGCTACAGCCTTATCACAGCCCAGGCAGAAGTGTTACACAGTTGCTGGATACCTCTTACCTGGGAATTTTTACTAGTGTAGTCAGAGGGCCAGCTGTCATGGCTGTCCTAGCCCAAATTGGGTCTTTTTAGCCTACCCTTACTCTGTGGCTCTAGCTGTTGCCTGCAGTCCTGATGCTGCCTTCTTTTCCCCGCATAGGCCTACAACATACATGTGAATGGCGTCTTGCACTGCCAGGTGCGATACAGTCAGTTGCTGGGCCTCCACGAACAGGTAAGGAGCTTGCAGGGCTGGGAGAGAAGTGCTGGAACCTGCCAGACAGAGTTATGAGGTTTCTAGGCTGCAGGATGTTCTCTCAGACTTGTGAAATTGCAAGTGTCTGTTAGTGTCTTTTGGGGCATGCTGACTTCTTCCACTACCAGCCTGCAGTGGGACTGAAGAGATTTCACTGTGAGTTCCTGTTCTGAAGCTGGGCTGGACTGGATACAATCAGCCCTCTACCAAAAGTTTGAGAAGCAACTCGGAGAACTATTCTTTGCTACTGTAGGTCTAGAGGTGCACCTTTTCTTTCTACAGTTAAGGAAGGAGTATGGTGCCAACGTGGTACCAGCCTTCCCTCCAAAGAAGATCTTCACTCTCACCCCAGCGGAGGTGGAGCAACGACGGGAGCAGCTGGAGAAGTACATGCAGGCGGGTGAGTCACATGAATcagccttctactgagtcagaccacaggtctatcaagatcagtcttgtctgctctggCTGGCAAAGGCTCTTCGGAGTCACAGGCGAAGGTCCTTAACATCACCTAATACCTAATCCTGTTACCTGGAgaggctggggattgaacttgggaccttgtgcatgcaaagcagatgctgcacTATGAAGCCACCCCTCAGGCCTCTAAGTAGGTGTTGAACTCTGGAAGACTGTTGGGAGAAGGGCTAGTAGAACAGTGGCGGGGGGTGGTACCTTTTGGGCTGATTATGCCTCCTCTTGATAAACCATAGTACGACAGGACCATTTGCTGGGAGGCAGCGAGACCTTCAACAGCTTCCTACGCAAAGCTCAGCAGGTAAGAGGGGAAAGGAGCCAGatgtggggggggcagggttaGAGCTGCAGCGCTGCAAGCAGAGGAAGACAGACCCTAATCCTTATGTGGCCTCAGGAGACCCAGCAAATCCCCACTGAAGAGGTGCAACTAGAGGTGCTTCTCTCCAATGGACAGAAGGTCAAGGTCAATATCCTCACCTCGGATCAGACTGAGGACGTCCTCGAGGTGAGCATCTTCTAGGGGGGAAGTGCAAGCATGTGGTTTGGCTCCTGCTTAATAGGGAGCATCAGCGTGGGAAGGAGGAAGTCTTTCTTCAAAAtgtttcttgtcctctttaaattCAGCAACCAACCCAAAGCTCTTTTTGAAGGGGCGTACCAAAGAAGCCCCTTCTAGTTCGCTCCCTTCAGAGCATCCATGACCAGAACAGTCTTTCCTAAGTTACTGCTGCAGGGAGAGTTCAaattatggtgaccccatccCATTGTTTGCAGGCTGTAGCCTCCAAGCTGGATCTGCCAGAGGACTTGATTGGCTACTTCCATCTCTTCCTGGTACGAGAAGCCAAGGACGGAGCCTTTTCCTGTGAGTATCCTCTCTGGTTGGCCTTGCTCTATTACAAGGAGAAAAGACTGCATGCTACACTTGGGTGGGGGATGTTACAGGAGTGCTTTTTCtaagctgtc is a genomic window of Eublepharis macularius isolate TG4126 chromosome 1, MPM_Emac_v1.0, whole genome shotgun sequence containing:
- the EIF2B4 gene encoding translation initiation factor eIF-2B subunit delta yields the protein MRLIPSNPFPPSQHQNAGAKVFCVAWPTGGAKEKERRAPPSFLPPPQYPTGHRCSPGRASARSGKHAWGWPRAVGVRLAPGSHQQVSLSRGSSSRRSASAQHPAGGAMAERGDREEAGGRVQPPPGTERSQAPATELSREEKLQLRKEKKQKKKQRRQEEPPPPPQQQGASPVQPVPCNVPPHPPPATAPAPAMAVEKAAGGKSKAELRAERRAKQEADRALKQAKKGEQSPAALPPKPRLVPGEAQPVVKRLPEHVQVDDPAALKKLAKKLERQQVPLRPDYGAKVSLFSHLHQYSRKVLLTQQMSIPASVIHPAVVRLGLQYSQGIINGSNARCIALLRVFKQVIGDYTTPANEELSRDLVNKLKPYISFLNQCRPLSASMGNAIKFLKKEISGLPGSMREEEAKGVLQEAIDKYVREKIVLAAEAISKSAFEKINDGDVILVYGCSSLVSRTLCDAHTKGRAFRVVVVDSRPRLEGRETLHCLVKQGIRCSYVLINAISYVLPEVSKVLLGAHALLANGSVMSRMGTSQIALISKAHNVPVLVCCETYKFCDRVQTDSFVSNELDDPDDLIVPQRGRIPLAGWQESKSLRLLNLVYDVTPMELVDLVITDLGMIPCTSVPVVLRVKNVEQ